Part of the Clostridia bacterium genome is shown below.
GATTTTATGAAGATTTTGGTAAGTTAATGCTAAATGTAGTATGACCATTCACGCTTTCGGCCTCTAATGTCCCATCATGACGTTCAACGATCTCTTTTGCAATAGCAAGCCCCAATCCTGAACCTGATAATTGATCTCTCGCTTTATCCCTTCGATAGAACTTTTCAAATACTAATTTAAGTTCTTGGGAAGATATGATGTCCCCATCATTCTCTATAGTTATAATAGTTGTTTCAGAATCCTCTTTGCCTGTAATCACAATAATAGAATTTTTATGACTATAACTGATAGCATTTTTCATAAGATTATTCAAAACTCTTGCCAAAAGATTGCCATCACCATATATTTTAAAATCTGTTGGTATATTTAAATCCACTTCTAGCTTTTTTTGTATAAATAACGGATAAAGTTCATCAGTTATCTGCTGCAGGAAAAACCTTCCGTCTATTTCTGTTTTGTTTAAGGGTATCTCTTGAAGATTAAATCTTGTGATATCAAAAAACTGATTGGTCAACCCCTCTAAATGGTATGCTTTATCCAAAACTCTTGCCAAATATTCTTTTCGAATTTCCTCCGGAACTTCAGATTCCTCCAAAATATTCAAATAACCAATAATACTAGTTAACGGTGTTTTTAAGTCAT
Proteins encoded:
- a CDS encoding HAMP domain-containing sensor histidine kinase; protein product: MKRKKLKKNYYIIAFIVYILILLFIDLYLEGSVAEYFVRTILDDREKVILYGDFEAVRGTFRWDRLRDILTFIAVGGFLIVEISAYFASKISREHENKRVVAQIEERLGQFQDGKEPAEAQELKPIDVEIKSILNEKARIEQEKGMEIQKKNDLVTYLAHDLKTPLTSIIGYLNILEESEVPEEIRKEYLARVLDKAYHLEGLTNQFFDITRFNLQEIPLNKTEIDGRFFLQQITDELYPLFIQKKLEVDLNIPTDFKIYGDGNLLARVLNNLMKNAISYSHKNSIIVITGKEDSETTIITIENDGDIISSQELKLVFEKFYRRDKARDQLSGSGLGLAIAKEIVERHDGTLEAESVNGHTTFSINLPKSS